In Zingiber officinale cultivar Zhangliang chromosome 1A, Zo_v1.1, whole genome shotgun sequence, a genomic segment contains:
- the LOC122024585 gene encoding sec-independent protein translocase protein TATA, chloroplastic-like yields MTTAMAFGYPSCATLTAPAPSPRLLASSNCLFFTGSPGRASLAVALRPRPQRLRQSWGGGALGCRCLFGLGVPELLVIAGVAALVFGPKKLPEIGRSIGKTVKSFQQAAKEFETELKKDPDDSSTMLPAESLKSVSGEDERKKLETSASEDT; encoded by the exons ATGACGACGGCCATGGCCTTCGGTTATCCTTCTTGTGCCACTTTAACAGCGCCCGCGCCATCCCCTCGGCTTCTTGCCTCCTCTAACTGCCTGTTCTTCACCGGAAGCCCGGGCAGGGCCTCCCTCGCCGTCGCCCTTCGCCCCCGCCCCCAACGCCTCCGGCAGTCATGGGGCGGCGGCGCCCTAGGCTGCCGATGCCTGTTTGGCCTCGGGGTTCCTGAGCTCCTCGTTATCGCGGGGGTCGCCGCGCTCGTATTCGGCCCGAAGAAGCTCCCCGAGATCGGAAGGAGCATCGGCAAAACCGTTAAGAGCTTCCAACAG GCAGCAAAAGAATTTGAAACTGAATTGAAGAAAGATCCTGACGATTCCAGTACAATGCTTCCAGCTGAAAGCTTGAAATCTGTAAGTGGTGAAGACGAGAGAAAAAAACTAGAAACATCAGCCTCGGAAGACACTTGA